The nucleotide sequence TTATTAGGATACTAATTAAAATTTGTAAAAAAGACTATAAATGACTTTACTTTTTGATAAGATGGCTATTGGTTATTTTTGAACATATATTTTTAAACGAAGAAAGACCAAAAGTTTATATCTTGACAATTATTCCATAAAATGCTATAAATTGTTAACATAAACTGTTAATTAAATAACAAAAATGATAATACTGAAAAAACTTAAGATTATTTATCTCTTAAAAAATGATGAGGAGAAGTGAGAAGAATGGATATTTACACCGATGCCTTAGGTATGATTGAAACTCGTGGTTTTGCTGCAATGGTTGAAGCATCTGATGCTATGGTAAAAGCTGCTCGGGTCGAACTGGTTGGCTATGAAAAAACTGGTGGAGGATACGTCACAGCAATTATTCGTGGTGATGTGGCTGCAGTACGTGCTGCACTTGATGCTGGTCAGTCGGCTTCTGAGAAGGTTGGCGAAGTGATCTCTGTTCATATTATTCCTCGTCCACATGCCAATGTTGATGAAGTTCTTCCTTTGGGAAGAGGTCAGGCTAAGAGCTCTTCGAAAGTTGTTTTTTGAAAGGTTGAAAAATGATATTAGCGAAAGTAATTGGAAATGTTGTATCTACAAGGAAAGAACCCAAAATTGAAGGCATCAAATTCTTGCTTTTGGAGAAAATCAATCCGACGACATTACAAGGCAGCGGAGATTACCTAGTAGCTATGGATAGTGTTGGGGCTGGAATAGGGGAAGTTGTGTTCTATGTTGCGGGGAGTAGTTCGCGTATGACAGCAGTCACTGAAGGAAAACCGAGTGATGCGACTATTGTTGCAATAGTGGATGCGATTGAAATAAAAGGATCTTACGTCTATCAAAAAGATCAGATTAGATAATAAAAAGAGGAAAAGATGAATTTTGGAAAGGTTCTCGGAACGGTAGTAAGTACCCAAAAAAATGACGGAATACAAGGAAAAAGGTACCTTTTGGTCCAATCCTGCCAGCCCAACGGTGATTTACTCAATGAGTTCCATATTGCTATTGATTTGGTTGGTTCTGGACATGATGAAATGGTGCTATTATCCCAAGGAAGCTCAGCTCGTCAAACCCAGGATACCTATCAAAAAGCGGTTGATTGCGTGATTATAGGGATTGTTGATTTGGTCGAGCGAAACGGTCAATTTCTATATCGGAAAAATAAATAAAATTGGATGATATGATAATGGATTTGATTGAAACCATTAAGCAGATGGGTGTTGTTGGAGCAGGAGGAGCAGGTTTCCCTACTCATGTCAAGCTTGGAAATCAAGTAGAAATAGTTATTGCTAATGGCACCGAATGTGAGCCTCTTTTATTTAATGATAAATATATGTTAAACGAACATGGGAATGATGTTATCCAGGGTTTAAAGGTTGTTTTGCAAGCTACTGGTGCTAAAAAAGGGATCATCGCTCTTAAAAAAAAGCAAGTTCAGATCGTGGAGCGAGTGAAGTCTATTATTACCAATCATGAAAACATATCTATTGCTTTGCTTGATGATTTTTATCCAGCTGGAGATGAGCAAATTTTAGTTTACATGGTTAGTGGGAGGGTTATTGCTCAAGGTCAGCTTCCAACGACGGTGGGATGTTTGGTAAGCAATGTAGAAACACTCAGGAATATTTATTTTGCTACTTTAGGGAAACCGGTTACCAGGCGCACCTTAACCTGTATTGGTGAGGTTAGGGAACCCTCAGTGGTTATAGCGCGGGTGGGGATGCCGATAGGAGATGTAATCTCCGAGTGTGGTGGGGTTTTAGTTGAAGATCTTGCGGTGATCGTGGGAGGTCCAATGATGGGTTATATTGAAAAAGACTTAAATTCGCCAATAACTAAAACCATGACCGGTTTGATTGTCCTTCCCCAAGATCATTTTTTAGT is from Candidatus Atribacteria bacterium ADurb.Bin276 and encodes:
- the rnfC_2 gene encoding Electron transport complex protein RnfC; the encoded protein is MDLIETIKQMGVVGAGGAGFPTHVKLGNQVEIVIANGTECEPLLFNDKYMLNEHGNDVIQGLKVVLQATGAKKGIIALKKKQVQIVERVKSIITNHENISIALLDDFYPAGDEQILVYMVSGRVIAQGQLPTTVGCLVSNVETLRNIYFATLGKPVTRRTLTCIGEVREPSVVIARVGMPIGDVISECGGVLVEDLAVIVGGPMMGYIEKDLNSPITKTMTGLIVLPQDHFLVRRKTMPMSWVVKQSKAACCQCTYCTELCPRYLLGHELYPHKIMRNINFGLDVPPEVIENAFLCSECGLCEVFACPMDLSPRMVNHAIKTSLTEANYRPQLTIKNRQSRVNDLINRKIPISRIKERLHISLYDRKEIKSVVETNPKRVEILLKQHIGDTSIPVVREGDLVEEGILIGEIPSGSLGARIHASISGRVTLVNNERVIIKG
- the ccmL_2 gene encoding Carbon dioxide concentrating mechanism protein CcmL; its protein translation is MNFGKVLGTVVSTQKNDGIQGKRYLLVQSCQPNGDLLNEFHIAIDLVGSGHDEMVLLSQGSSARQTQDTYQKAVDCVIIGIVDLVERNGQFLYRKNK
- the ccmL_1 gene encoding Carbon dioxide concentrating mechanism protein CcmL; its protein translation is MILAKVIGNVVSTRKEPKIEGIKFLLLEKINPTTLQGSGDYLVAMDSVGAGIGEVVFYVAGSSSRMTAVTEGKPSDATIVAIVDAIEIKGSYVYQKDQIR
- the eutM gene encoding Ethanolamine utilization protein EutM precursor, with protein sequence MDIYTDALGMIETRGFAAMVEASDAMVKAARVELVGYEKTGGGYVTAIIRGDVAAVRAALDAGQSASEKVGEVISVHIIPRPHANVDEVLPLGRGQAKSSSKVVF